One Mycolicibacterium parafortuitum DNA segment encodes these proteins:
- a CDS encoding mycofactocin-coupled SDR family oxidoreductase, translated as MGRVEGKVVLVTGGARGQGRRHAVRLAEEGADIILFDVCGDIEHNGYPLARRHDLGEACREVEKSGHRVASAAVDVRDRAAVEAALASAVDELGGLDVVVANAGICPLGNDLPIGAFVNAFDVDFVGVINTVHAALQYLSAGASIITVGSVAGLLAEKAGPGGAMGPQGAGGAGYNLAKHFIDRYTMALAGQLAPQSIRANVIHPTNVNTDMLHNEAMYKMFRPDLEHPALDDALLVFPMMQGMPIPYVEPDDISHAVTYLASDESRYVTGVQLKVDAGATLKF; from the coding sequence ATGGGCCGGGTAGAGGGCAAAGTGGTTCTGGTCACCGGGGGAGCCCGCGGCCAGGGCCGCAGGCACGCGGTGCGGCTCGCCGAGGAGGGCGCCGACATCATCCTGTTCGACGTCTGCGGCGACATCGAACACAACGGTTATCCGCTGGCGCGCAGGCACGATCTGGGCGAGGCCTGCCGCGAGGTCGAGAAGTCCGGGCACCGCGTGGCGTCGGCCGCGGTCGACGTCCGTGACCGTGCCGCCGTCGAGGCAGCGCTTGCGTCCGCGGTCGACGAGTTGGGCGGGCTCGATGTGGTGGTCGCCAACGCCGGCATCTGCCCGCTCGGCAACGATCTGCCGATCGGTGCGTTCGTCAACGCGTTCGACGTGGACTTCGTCGGCGTGATCAACACCGTCCACGCTGCACTGCAATACCTTTCGGCTGGCGCGTCGATCATCACCGTGGGTTCGGTGGCCGGTCTGCTGGCCGAGAAGGCCGGCCCGGGAGGCGCCATGGGTCCGCAGGGCGCAGGCGGCGCCGGATACAACCTCGCCAAACATTTCATCGACCGCTACACGATGGCACTGGCCGGGCAACTGGCTCCACAGTCGATCCGCGCGAACGTCATCCACCCCACCAACGTCAACACCGACATGCTGCACAACGAGGCGATGTACAAGATGTTCCGCCCGGACCTGGAGCATCCCGCACTCGACGACGCGCTTCTGGTCTTCCCGATGATGCAGGGGATGCCGATTCCGTACGTCGAGCCCGACGACATCTCGCACGCCGTCACCTACCTGGCGTCCGACGAATCCCGCTATGTCACCGGGGTCCAGCTCAAAGTCGACGCCGGCGCCACGCTGAAGTTCTGA
- a CDS encoding thiolase family protein, whose product MAGDARAVISGTGISRIGRRTGVPAIELTEQAAAAAIADAGLTPADIDDVISLGDVPPSDAAAHLGIAAVTDRAAPFGPRGLLEPVALACEAVLDGRARHVLVYRTVQMIGGTIDSKPDSPSPASKGGPSVMSDPEIGHLLAAHAYSAANWLAMHCRRHMDRYGTTKEQLGWLALTARRNAGRNPLAVYRDPITMDDYLGARPVSSPFGLLDCDVPVDGSIAIVVSAAGHRADAPHGAVTVEAYGGASGAGGWTRRPDYPTMAAADAAADMWSKTTLTPADVDVAELYDGFSFLTLSWLEALGFCGEGESGPFVEGGHRIALDGELPLNTYGGQLSAGRMHGYWVLHEACRQLRGLAGPTALPTRPEVAVVSAGGGPIAGCVLLTC is encoded by the coding sequence GTGGCAGGCGACGCCAGGGCGGTGATCTCGGGCACCGGTATCTCCCGGATCGGCCGGCGCACCGGTGTTCCGGCCATCGAGTTGACCGAGCAGGCCGCGGCCGCCGCGATCGCCGACGCCGGCCTCACGCCGGCGGACATCGATGATGTGATCTCGCTCGGCGACGTGCCGCCGTCCGACGCTGCCGCGCACCTCGGTATCGCCGCGGTCACCGACCGCGCAGCACCCTTCGGACCTCGTGGGCTTCTGGAACCGGTCGCCCTGGCCTGCGAGGCGGTGCTCGATGGCCGCGCTCGTCATGTGCTGGTCTACCGCACCGTGCAGATGATCGGCGGAACCATCGACTCCAAGCCCGACAGCCCGTCGCCGGCATCGAAGGGCGGCCCGAGCGTGATGTCCGATCCCGAGATCGGGCACCTGCTCGCCGCGCACGCGTACTCCGCGGCGAACTGGCTGGCGATGCACTGCCGCAGGCACATGGACCGCTACGGCACCACCAAGGAGCAGCTCGGGTGGCTGGCGCTCACCGCCCGCCGCAATGCCGGCCGCAATCCTCTTGCGGTGTACCGGGATCCGATCACCATGGACGACTATCTCGGGGCCAGGCCGGTCTCGTCGCCGTTCGGGCTGCTCGACTGCGACGTCCCGGTCGACGGATCCATCGCGATCGTGGTGTCGGCCGCGGGGCACCGTGCCGATGCCCCGCACGGCGCCGTCACCGTCGAGGCGTACGGCGGTGCCTCCGGTGCGGGCGGCTGGACCCGGCGCCCCGACTATCCGACCATGGCCGCCGCCGACGCGGCGGCCGACATGTGGTCGAAGACCACACTGACCCCCGCCGATGTCGATGTGGCCGAACTGTACGACGGTTTCAGCTTCCTGACGCTGTCCTGGCTGGAGGCGCTGGGCTTCTGCGGTGAGGGCGAGTCCGGTCCGTTCGTCGAGGGCGGACACCGCATCGCGCTCGACGGCGAGCTGCCGCTGAACACCTACGGAGGCCAGCTGTCCGCGGGCCGCATGCACGGCTACTGGGTGCTGCACGAGGCATGCCGGCAGCTGCGCGGACTCGCGGGTCCGACCGCGCTGCCCACCCGTCCCGAGGTCGCGGTGGTGTCGGCGGGTGGCGGTCCGATCGCCGGATGTGTGCTGCTGACATGCTGA
- a CDS encoding class I adenylate-forming enzyme family protein, translating to MCAADMLTGTVCDEITEAVRTAPGTRVVINSDTAPESTTIGELFDESCRVAAGLRALGVGAGDVVAVQLPNRRECFTAHAAIWLCGAVVLPIVPIYGPAEVTFIAGQSGAKAIILARSIRNRDVGPTLAALADVPGLDTVVLTGVSLPGTVSYGELADSTAPGFAPAATTARDRCLLVYTSGTTAQPKGVQHSHAGLLGEMASMDEMRGHRSEMPMLSVFPSGHIAGTLGILRMFCRAGTTVTMDAWNPEQAARLIASHGVGASAGAPIHLGGILDVAERDGLDLSCLTEYTTGAAGVAGALIRRAERFGIGAFRCYGSSEHPTISSGRPEDPLDKRADTDGRITPGTEVRIVDDDGRDVEPGVPGEIWTRGPELFDGYTDPGHTRAALADGWFRTGDVGCLDTAGYLTITDRKKDIIVRGGENISSKEVEDVLSTHPAIAEAAAVGASDETYGERVCAFVVLNGGQHFELADAAEHFASAGLARQKTPERIVIVPELPRTASGKVQKHVLRERLGAHH from the coding sequence ATGTGTGCTGCTGACATGCTGACCGGCACCGTCTGCGACGAGATCACCGAGGCGGTCCGCACCGCCCCGGGTACCCGGGTGGTGATCAACAGCGACACCGCGCCGGAGTCGACGACGATCGGTGAGTTGTTCGACGAAAGCTGTCGTGTCGCAGCGGGTCTGCGGGCCCTGGGCGTAGGCGCCGGCGACGTGGTCGCGGTGCAGCTGCCGAACCGGAGGGAGTGTTTCACCGCGCACGCGGCGATCTGGTTGTGCGGTGCGGTGGTATTGCCGATCGTGCCGATCTACGGGCCCGCCGAGGTCACGTTCATCGCCGGCCAGTCCGGGGCGAAGGCGATCATCCTGGCGCGCAGTATCCGGAACCGCGATGTCGGCCCAACCCTGGCCGCACTGGCCGACGTGCCCGGCCTGGACACCGTGGTCCTGACCGGTGTCTCACTGCCGGGCACGGTGTCCTACGGCGAGCTCGCCGACTCCACCGCACCCGGATTCGCACCCGCCGCGACAACTGCGCGGGACCGCTGCCTGCTGGTGTACACGTCGGGCACCACCGCGCAGCCGAAAGGGGTGCAGCACAGCCACGCCGGGCTGCTCGGCGAGATGGCGTCGATGGACGAGATGCGCGGGCACCGGTCCGAGATGCCGATGCTGTCGGTGTTCCCGTCCGGCCATATCGCGGGCACCCTCGGAATCCTGCGGATGTTCTGCCGTGCCGGCACCACGGTCACGATGGACGCGTGGAACCCCGAACAGGCTGCCCGGCTCATCGCCAGCCACGGGGTCGGGGCCTCGGCGGGTGCGCCGATCCACCTCGGCGGGATTCTCGACGTCGCCGAACGGGACGGGCTGGACCTGTCGTGTCTGACCGAGTACACGACCGGGGCAGCCGGTGTGGCCGGCGCGCTGATCCGCAGAGCCGAGAGGTTCGGCATCGGGGCCTTCCGCTGCTACGGGTCCTCCGAACATCCCACGATCAGCTCGGGTCGGCCCGAGGATCCGCTGGACAAGCGTGCCGACACCGACGGCCGCATCACCCCGGGAACCGAGGTCCGCATCGTCGACGACGACGGCCGTGACGTCGAACCCGGCGTCCCGGGCGAGATCTGGACCCGAGGGCCGGAGCTGTTCGACGGCTACACCGACCCCGGGCACACCCGTGCTGCGCTGGCCGACGGCTGGTTCCGGACCGGGGACGTCGGGTGCCTCGACACCGCCGGCTACCTGACCATCACCGACCGCAAGAAGGACATCATCGTGCGTGGCGGCGAGAACATCTCGTCCAAAGAAGTCGAGGACGTGCTCAGCACCCACCCGGCGATCGCGGAGGCGGCGGCGGTCGGCGCCTCCGACGAGACCTACGGTGAACGGGTCTGCGCGTTCGTCGTCCTCAACGGCGGTCAGCACTTCGAGCTCGCCGACGCCGCAGAGCATTTCGCGTCTGCCGGGCTGGCCCGGCAGAAGACCCCCGAACGGATCGTGATCGTTCCCGAGCTGCCGCGCACTGCCAGCGGCAAGGTGCAGAAACATGTTCTGCGGGAACGGCTCGGCGCACACCACTGA
- a CDS encoding Zn-ribbon domain-containing OB-fold protein produces the protein MTQTPISGIPPRILPEIDDTARQYWTAGADGQLRIAFCAACARHVHPPRPRCPDCAGILEFRVVSGDATLFTYTVAYQQFNPSVPTPFVIALVELAEQPGLRLVTNIVDCDPEALVCGMALRVRFEEQRRGDTTVFVPVFAPPLT, from the coding sequence GTGACGCAGACACCGATTTCCGGCATTCCGCCCAGGATCCTTCCCGAGATCGACGACACGGCACGGCAGTACTGGACGGCAGGCGCCGACGGCCAGTTGCGGATCGCGTTCTGCGCGGCCTGCGCTCGTCATGTTCATCCGCCCCGGCCCCGATGTCCGGACTGCGCAGGCATCCTCGAGTTCCGCGTGGTGTCCGGCGACGCGACGTTGTTCACCTACACCGTCGCGTATCAGCAGTTCAATCCCTCTGTACCAACGCCTTTCGTGATCGCGCTGGTTGAGCTGGCCGAGCAGCCGGGGCTGCGGCTGGTCACCAACATCGTCGATTGCGACCCCGAGGCGCTGGTCTGCGGCATGGCGCTGCGGGTGCGCTTCGAGGAGCAGCGGCGCGGCGACACAACGGTGTTCGTGCCGGTGTTCGCGCCGCCACTCACCTGA
- a CDS encoding RND family transporter: MTAAGRSGIARMIRILAVPIVLAWVLLTVVTNVAVPSLEKVGEDRTVGMSPKDAPSMMSMARVGANFEEFDSDSSAMVVLEGDQPLGDAAHRYYDELIDKLEADTAHVQHVADFWGDPLTASGAQSTDGKAAYVQVYLQGNQGEPRANDAVAAVREIVDATPAPPGIKAFVTGGAPLIADQHNAGDKSVLRVTLITIGVIALMLLIVFRSVVTMVLILFMVFAELGASRGIVAFLANAEIIGLSTFATSLLTLVVIAAGTDYAIFAIGRYQEARGAGEDRETAYYTMFRGTAHVVLGSGLTIAGAMLCLSFTRLPYFQTMGVPCAVGVLVAVLAALTLAPAVIVIGSRFGLFDPKRSISSRGWRRIGVSVVRWPGPVLVATLALALVGLVTLPGYKTNYDARDYLPTDTPANIGYAVADEHFGSARMNPELLMVESDHDLRNPADFLVIDKIAKAIFRVPGVARVQTITRPDGKPIKHTTIPFQMSMRGTTQRLNEKYMQDRMADMLIQADAMQTNVETMTKMQSVMTQMSATTHDMVLKTKKTAVDITEVRDYLANLDDFIRPVRNYFYWEPHCYNIPVCATVRSVFDTLDGINPLTEDITELIPDLERLDALMPQLIELLPSQIETMRNMQSMMLTMYQSQRGMQDQMASQSEDSDAMGEAFDDSMNDDSFYLPPEAFDNEDFKRGIENFISPDGKSVRFIIAHEGDPATVEGISRVKPIKTAAKEAIKGTPLEGSRVYLAGTAATYKDMSDGAFYDLLIAAIAAATLIFIIMLIITRSVVAAAVIVGTVVLSLGASFGLSVLVWQHIIGLPLHWMVLPMAVILLLAVGSDYNLLLVSRFKEELDGGLKTGIIRAMAGTGSVVTSAGLVFAFTMASFAFSDLKVMAQVGTTLAMGLLFDTLIVRSFMTPAVAALLGRWFWWPQRVRSAASQRRLARIRPVATSGS; encoded by the coding sequence ATGACAGCAGCGGGGCGGTCCGGTATCGCCAGGATGATCCGCATCCTGGCGGTGCCCATCGTGCTGGCCTGGGTGTTGCTGACCGTCGTCACCAATGTCGCGGTGCCGTCGCTGGAGAAGGTCGGCGAAGACCGCACCGTCGGGATGAGTCCCAAGGACGCCCCGTCGATGATGTCGATGGCGCGCGTAGGGGCGAATTTCGAGGAGTTCGACTCCGACAGCAGCGCGATGGTGGTGCTCGAAGGCGACCAGCCGCTCGGTGACGCCGCGCACCGCTACTACGACGAGCTGATCGACAAGCTCGAAGCCGACACCGCCCACGTGCAGCATGTCGCGGATTTCTGGGGTGACCCGCTGACCGCGTCCGGCGCCCAGAGCACCGACGGCAAGGCCGCCTACGTCCAGGTGTACCTGCAGGGCAACCAGGGCGAGCCGCGTGCCAACGACGCCGTGGCCGCGGTGCGCGAGATCGTCGACGCGACCCCGGCGCCGCCCGGGATCAAGGCGTTCGTCACCGGGGGTGCGCCGCTGATCGCCGATCAGCACAACGCCGGCGACAAGAGCGTCCTGCGGGTCACGCTGATCACGATCGGGGTGATCGCGCTGATGCTGCTGATCGTGTTCCGGTCGGTGGTCACCATGGTGCTGATCCTGTTCATGGTGTTCGCCGAGCTCGGCGCCTCGCGCGGCATCGTCGCGTTCCTGGCCAACGCCGAGATCATCGGGCTGTCGACGTTCGCGACCAGCCTGCTGACGCTGGTGGTGATCGCCGCGGGCACCGACTACGCGATCTTCGCGATCGGTCGCTACCAGGAGGCGCGCGGAGCCGGCGAGGACCGGGAGACCGCGTATTACACCATGTTCCGGGGCACCGCCCATGTCGTGCTCGGCTCCGGGCTGACCATCGCCGGTGCGATGCTGTGCCTGAGTTTCACCCGGTTGCCGTACTTCCAGACGATGGGCGTGCCGTGCGCAGTCGGCGTGCTCGTCGCGGTGCTCGCGGCGCTGACCCTGGCCCCCGCGGTGATCGTGATCGGCAGCCGCTTCGGGCTTTTCGACCCCAAGCGCAGCATCAGTTCGCGCGGCTGGCGCAGGATCGGCGTGTCGGTGGTGCGCTGGCCGGGCCCGGTGCTGGTCGCGACGCTGGCGCTCGCACTGGTCGGCCTGGTCACGCTGCCGGGGTACAAGACCAACTACGACGCCCGCGACTACCTGCCCACGGACACCCCGGCCAACATCGGCTACGCCGTCGCCGACGAGCATTTCGGCAGTGCCCGGATGAATCCCGAGCTGCTGATGGTCGAAAGCGACCACGACCTGCGCAACCCCGCCGACTTCCTGGTCATCGACAAGATCGCGAAGGCGATCTTCCGGGTGCCGGGGGTCGCGCGGGTGCAGACGATCACCCGGCCCGACGGTAAACCGATCAAGCACACGACGATCCCGTTCCAGATGAGCATGCGGGGGACCACGCAACGGCTCAACGAGAAGTACATGCAGGACCGGATGGCCGACATGCTGATCCAGGCCGACGCGATGCAGACCAACGTCGAGACGATGACGAAGATGCAGAGCGTGATGACCCAGATGTCGGCCACCACCCACGACATGGTCCTCAAGACCAAGAAGACCGCCGTCGACATCACCGAGGTGCGCGACTACCTCGCCAACCTGGACGACTTCATCCGCCCGGTGCGCAACTACTTCTATTGGGAGCCGCACTGTTACAACATTCCGGTGTGTGCGACGGTCCGGTCGGTCTTCGACACGCTCGACGGCATCAACCCGCTGACCGAGGACATCACCGAACTCATCCCGGATCTGGAACGTCTCGACGCGTTGATGCCGCAGCTGATCGAACTGCTGCCCAGTCAGATCGAGACCATGCGCAACATGCAGTCGATGATGCTGACGATGTACCAGAGCCAGCGGGGGATGCAGGACCAGATGGCGTCGCAGTCCGAGGACTCCGACGCGATGGGCGAGGCGTTCGACGACTCGATGAACGACGACTCGTTCTACCTTCCGCCGGAGGCCTTCGACAACGAGGACTTCAAGCGCGGCATCGAGAACTTCATCTCCCCGGACGGCAAGTCGGTGCGCTTCATCATCGCCCACGAGGGCGATCCGGCGACCGTGGAGGGGATTTCGCGGGTCAAGCCGATCAAGACCGCCGCCAAGGAGGCCATCAAGGGCACTCCGCTGGAGGGGTCGCGCGTGTATCTGGCCGGCACCGCCGCGACCTACAAGGACATGAGCGACGGCGCGTTCTACGACCTGCTGATCGCCGCGATCGCCGCGGCCACACTGATTTTCATCATCATGCTGATCATCACCCGCAGTGTGGTGGCGGCCGCGGTGATCGTCGGCACCGTCGTGCTGTCGCTGGGCGCGTCGTTCGGATTGTCGGTGTTGGTGTGGCAGCACATCATCGGTCTGCCGCTGCACTGGATGGTGCTGCCGATGGCGGTGATCCTGCTGCTGGCTGTCGGCTCGGACTACAACCTGCTGCTCGTGTCGCGGTTCAAGGAGGAACTGGACGGCGGGCTGAAGACCGGCATCATCCGCGCGATGGCGGGCACCGGCTCGGTGGTGACGTCGGCCGGACTCGTATTCGCGTTCACCATGGCGTCTTTCGCGTTCAGTGACCTGAAGGTGATGGCGCAGGTCGGCACGACGCTGGCGATGGGTCTGCTGTTCGACACGCTGATCGTGCGCTCGTTCATGACCCCGGCGGTGGCGGCGCTGCTCGGCCGCTGGTTCTGGTGGCCGCAGCGGGTGCGCAGCGCGGCGTCGCAGCGCAGGTTGGCCCGCATCCGGCCGGTGGCTACGTCCGGTTCGTGA
- a CDS encoding spirocyclase AveC family protein, which yields MTADQSTRAESEDFDRLWTGAKDSPPIVWLARLGAVFVVFQAYVYLRWIFSDSFAPPPNGPDEIPGSTMAWIRFWEIGCLVLGAGLFWFIIRTMRRERQFPTLGVFVFAWLLAAWQDVGVNAVRPVFGYNGGFFNMGTWGEFIPGWVEKGPENPQPIIYFLASYIVLTPLAIMGIDKLIETVRKRFPRINRAGVIVFMIGLFTFLCITLEQFFHRIGAWHYLRVNEDWSIFPGTLHQFPLYEGIFFGGVVTVLSIGIYCFRDNDGLMITDKGIETLRPTRWLPMIRILALTAVFNLIMMVFMLGFNFVNMHADVQPAETVPSYVHHGMCGIDPNPPCPPPA from the coding sequence GTGACCGCAGACCAGAGCACCAGAGCCGAGTCGGAGGACTTCGACCGGCTCTGGACGGGCGCCAAGGATTCCCCGCCGATCGTCTGGCTCGCCCGACTCGGCGCGGTGTTCGTGGTCTTCCAGGCCTACGTGTACCTACGCTGGATATTCTCCGACAGCTTCGCGCCGCCGCCGAACGGCCCCGACGAGATCCCAGGCTCCACCATGGCCTGGATCCGGTTCTGGGAGATCGGTTGCCTGGTGCTGGGGGCGGGCCTGTTCTGGTTCATCATCCGCACGATGCGCCGCGAGCGGCAATTCCCGACGCTCGGGGTGTTCGTGTTCGCGTGGCTACTTGCGGCCTGGCAAGACGTCGGGGTCAACGCGGTACGACCGGTGTTCGGTTACAACGGCGGCTTTTTCAACATGGGTACGTGGGGTGAGTTCATCCCCGGCTGGGTGGAGAAGGGTCCGGAGAACCCGCAGCCGATCATCTACTTCCTGGCCAGCTACATCGTGCTCACCCCGCTGGCGATCATGGGCATCGACAAGCTCATCGAGACGGTGCGCAAACGATTTCCGCGGATCAACAGGGCCGGCGTCATCGTGTTCATGATCGGGCTGTTCACATTCCTGTGCATCACGCTCGAACAGTTCTTCCACCGGATCGGCGCGTGGCACTACCTGCGGGTCAACGAAGACTGGTCGATCTTCCCCGGCACCCTGCATCAGTTCCCGCTCTACGAAGGGATTTTCTTCGGCGGTGTGGTGACCGTGTTGTCGATCGGCATCTATTGCTTCCGGGACAACGACGGTCTGATGATCACCGACAAGGGCATCGAGACGCTGCGGCCGACCAGATGGCTTCCGATGATCCGCATCCTGGCGCTGACGGCGGTGTTCAACCTGATCATGATGGTGTTCATGCTGGGCTTCAACTTCGTCAACATGCACGCCGACGTCCAGCCCGCCGAGACGGTGCCCAGCTACGTCCACCACGGCATGTGCGGCATCGATCCGAATCCACCCTGCCCGCCGCCGGCGTAA
- the fadD4 gene encoding fatty-acid--CoA ligase FadD4, translating into MEIRQWADAERPALIMYPSGTRITFAELESAANRLAHHFRAAGLREGDVVAVLMDNSEHTHAVLWAARRAGLYYATINTHLTPAEAAHIVDDCGAKAIVASRTLRDVCVALEPHLRRGLPALRLIADTDADGWQRYPDCVAGRPDTPLPDEREGDLLQYSSGTTGKPKGIRRPLPACSPREAAVMLAPLLGAIGVDDRAVYLSPAPLYHTAPSFWSMSAQALGATVVMLDKFDPVVALEAIQNHRVTHGQFVPTMFVRMLKMPAAVRESYDVSSLRRVVHAAAPCPPEIKRRMIDWWGPIVDEFYGSSEGVGVTFIRADEWLAHPGSVGRPLAGIAHVVGDDGRELPPGTPGDIYFEGAGSFSYLNDPVKTAAAHNDRGWVGVGDVGYLDDDGYLYLTDRRHHVIISGGVNIYPQEAEDLLISHPRVLDAAVFGIPDATMGQAVKAVVQALDPAEATDAFADELMDWLRGRLAHYKCPRSLAFAAELPRTAVGKLDKRNLIAHHSL; encoded by the coding sequence GTGGAGATCCGACAGTGGGCCGACGCGGAGCGGCCGGCGCTGATCATGTACCCGTCCGGGACCCGGATCACGTTCGCGGAGCTGGAATCTGCGGCCAACCGGCTGGCGCACCACTTCCGGGCCGCCGGACTGCGCGAAGGCGACGTGGTGGCGGTGCTGATGGACAACTCCGAGCACACCCACGCCGTGCTGTGGGCAGCGCGCCGGGCCGGGCTCTACTACGCGACCATCAACACCCACCTGACCCCGGCCGAGGCGGCCCACATCGTCGACGACTGCGGCGCCAAGGCCATCGTCGCGTCGCGGACGCTGCGCGACGTCTGCGTCGCGCTCGAACCGCACCTGCGTCGCGGCCTGCCGGCACTGCGGCTGATCGCCGACACTGACGCCGACGGGTGGCAGCGCTACCCGGACTGCGTGGCGGGCCGCCCGGACACGCCGCTGCCCGACGAGCGCGAAGGCGACCTGCTGCAGTACTCGTCGGGAACAACGGGTAAACCGAAGGGAATCCGCAGGCCGCTGCCGGCCTGTTCCCCGCGCGAGGCCGCCGTGATGCTGGCACCGCTGCTCGGTGCGATCGGAGTCGATGACCGCGCGGTGTATCTGAGCCCGGCGCCGCTGTACCACACGGCGCCATCGTTCTGGTCGATGTCGGCGCAGGCGCTCGGCGCGACCGTGGTGATGCTGGACAAGTTCGATCCGGTGGTCGCACTCGAGGCGATCCAGAACCACCGGGTCACCCACGGCCAGTTCGTCCCCACCATGTTCGTGCGGATGCTCAAGATGCCCGCCGCGGTGCGCGAAAGCTACGACGTGTCCAGCCTGCGGCGCGTGGTGCACGCCGCCGCGCCGTGCCCACCGGAGATCAAGCGACGGATGATCGACTGGTGGGGTCCGATCGTCGATGAGTTCTACGGTTCGTCCGAAGGGGTCGGGGTCACGTTCATCCGCGCCGACGAATGGCTGGCCCATCCCGGGTCGGTCGGCCGTCCGCTGGCCGGCATCGCGCACGTCGTCGGAGACGACGGCCGCGAACTTCCGCCGGGGACTCCCGGCGACATCTACTTCGAGGGCGCGGGATCGTTCTCCTATCTCAACGACCCCGTCAAGACCGCCGCCGCGCACAACGACCGCGGCTGGGTCGGCGTCGGCGACGTCGGCTACCTCGACGACGACGGCTATCTGTACCTGACCGACCGCCGCCACCACGTGATCATCAGCGGCGGGGTGAACATCTACCCGCAGGAAGCCGAGGACCTCCTGATCAGCCACCCTCGGGTCCTCGACGCCGCGGTGTTCGGCATCCCCGATGCCACGATGGGGCAGGCCGTGAAGGCCGTGGTGCAGGCGCTCGACCCGGCCGAGGCCACCGATGCGTTCGCCGACGAACTGATGGATTGGCTGCGGGGCCGGCTTGCACACTACAAATGTCCGCGGTCGCTGGCGTTCGCAGCCGAGCTACCCCGCACCGCCGTCGGCAAGCTCGACAAACGCAACCTCATCGCGCACCACAGCCTGTGA
- a CDS encoding LLM class flavin-dependent oxidoreductase encodes MRWGMPWPGAELAHRCEDAGAVAFCAGEFADAGAYVTASEMAHATTRARSGPGIAYAFARSPFVHAAAVRHLNKIAPGRIFLGLGAGTARMNRDWFGVDSSHPARRMAELVICIRAFLDAQDYQKISFSGDFYSIDADIRAPVMGPIDVPILLGAFNVHMIRTVGAVADGILGHGLFTDRWWDEVVDPQLRIGAERAGRDPAGLLRWGWVITAIDNENPRRAVEEAKRQIGFYLTVKTYDALVDLHGWHDEVAAIRAEFRGGNPRNLGDHVTDEMLHAMAVCGDLDQARDMLAARRRLPGLGFASPPGFLVSPRRRHHYGTQIAELFGQMGALL; translated from the coding sequence ATGCGTTGGGGAATGCCCTGGCCCGGAGCCGAACTCGCGCATCGCTGCGAGGATGCCGGCGCCGTGGCGTTCTGTGCCGGCGAGTTCGCCGACGCCGGTGCGTACGTGACGGCCTCCGAGATGGCGCACGCCACCACCAGAGCCCGGTCCGGGCCGGGAATCGCCTACGCGTTCGCCCGGTCCCCGTTCGTGCATGCCGCGGCGGTGCGCCACCTGAACAAAATCGCGCCCGGGCGGATCTTCCTCGGCCTCGGCGCGGGCACCGCGAGGATGAACCGCGACTGGTTCGGCGTGGACTCTTCCCATCCGGCACGACGGATGGCTGAGTTGGTCATCTGCATCAGGGCCTTCCTCGACGCACAGGACTACCAGAAGATCAGCTTCTCCGGCGACTTCTACTCGATCGACGCCGACATCCGTGCCCCGGTGATGGGCCCCATCGACGTACCGATCCTGTTGGGCGCGTTCAACGTCCACATGATCCGCACCGTCGGCGCCGTGGCCGACGGCATCCTGGGCCACGGCCTGTTCACCGACCGATGGTGGGACGAGGTCGTCGACCCGCAGCTGCGGATCGGCGCCGAGCGGGCAGGGCGCGACCCGGCCGGCCTGCTGCGCTGGGGCTGGGTGATCACCGCGATCGACAACGAGAACCCGCGGCGCGCGGTCGAGGAGGCCAAGCGCCAGATCGGTTTCTATCTGACCGTCAAAACCTACGACGCGCTCGTCGATCTTCACGGCTGGCACGACGAGGTCGCCGCGATCCGCGCTGAGTTTCGCGGCGGCAACCCACGCAACCTCGGCGACCACGTCACCGACGAGATGCTGCACGCGATGGCCGTCTGCGGTGACCTCGATCAGGCGCGGGACATGCTGGCTGCGCGCCGCCGCCTGCCCGGCCTCGGATTCGCGTCTCCACCAGGTTTTCTGGTGAGCCCGCGCCGCCGCCACCACTACGGCACGCAGATCGCCGAACTCTTCGGACAGATGGGAGCCCTGTTGTGA